Below is a window of Niabella agricola DNA.
TTTCGTCTGAATCGGTGAGGTATATTGAAGAAATTATTCTGGCCTATGATGGGTCTGCATCGTCCGTATTTGCCATCCGGCAATTTGCCTATCTGTTGTCTTTTTTTGACAGTAAACGCATGATTGTAGTTCAGGTTGGCGATATGACCGAAGTATCGTACAGACGCCAAATTGGCGAACTATTAAAGGGATATTATTCACAAATAGGGTATGAGGTATTGCAGGGGAAAGATCCGGCCTTTGAATTGTTTAATTTTTTGAAAAGGAGAGATCATTGCTTTGTTGTTATGGGCGCTTATGGACGCGCCTATTTGTCGCAGTTGCTTAAAGACAGCACCGCAACACCGTTGATTCAATTGCTGAAGCAGCCCGTTTTTATTACACATTGCTGAAGCTGTCTGGATGTTGGCATGATGAATGTAAATCGAACAAATGATTGGAATCATTTTCCTGAGTGTTGCTGGAAGGTAGCTTTGCATATGAAGCGTGTCTGAAAACGAACCTATACGTTGTTTAAGACGGGGCCGGTTAAATGTACATCGCTTTCAGAAGTTAGAAAAATATTTCATAAATCAATATAAAAAAAATGAAAACCATTATTGCAGCCACAAATTTTTCTGTTGCCGCCAACCATGCCGTTTCTTTTGCTGCAGATGTAGCACGGCAGCTGAAAGCCCGCCTGTTGATTTTTAATGTGGTGGATTTGCTGCCGGCAACCACAGATGCTCAGGTTCCCATAGATTTTTATGAAGTTGCGGAAGATGAAGCCGATAAACTATTGTCGGAACTGGTGTTGGAAATGAAAAAGAAAACCGGCAATGAGATTAAAATCGAAGCGGTTTATAAAGTAGGAACAGTCGTTAATCAACTGGATTCCCTGTGTGCGGATGAGGATCCAATAGCAGTATTCATTGCCTCTGAGTTTGTTACGGTGTTTGAGCGCGTTTTATGGGGAACGCATTCTATTCCCATCGTAAAACGGAGTACCTGCCCGGTTGTTGTGGTGCCGGAAATGGCAACCATGAGTACGTTTAAAAAAGTTGCCATTGCGGTTGACCTGGAGGGACACGATCCTATTCAATGGCAGGTTTTGCGGGATTGGCTGAGGCCCTTTGGATCCGAGGTCGACATCGTGGCGGTGTCGCCTACCGGTGAGTTGTCTTCAAGGGAATTGCCCCTTACAATTGATGTGCAGCAGCAGTTGGGCAGTTTCAAGATCAATTATTTTTTTCTCGCCAATAGTGACGTGGAAGATGGTATAAGAACCTATGTGGCTAAAAATAAGCCGGATTTATTGATCATGTTCGTTCAGAAACATGGCATCTTTCATAAAAGTATAACAAAGCGCTTTATTTTATTGCCCCCGGTGCCGATTATGTTCCTTTCATCTAAAGTTGCGGTAAATGCGCAATGAGCTAAATGGTACGTGCTGATGTTGGGGAGGGATACAGGGCGCAGATAATATAAAATTAATGTGTAAAAATTACGGATGAAATATATTAGGCATTTTTCTGAGATTGGGGTCGCTGATACCGGTATTGTGGGGGGTAAAAATGCTTCCCTCGGGGAGTTGTATAATCATCTGTCTCCGCTTGGCATTAAAGTTCCCGGAGGCTTTGCCACTACCGCTGAAGCTTTCCGTCTTTTTATACAGGAAAATCAACTGGCATATCCCCTAAAGCAATTATTATTGAAGTTGGACCTGGCAGCTTACGATAACCTCGCAGAAGTAGGAAAGGCTTGCCGGGGCTTGTTGCTGGCTGCCAGTCTCCCGGACGCCCTACAGGAGGAATTGCTGGCAGCTTATAGGGGCATGGATGCATCGATGACGGCATCTGTTGCGGTAAGAAGCAGCGCTACGGCTGAAGATCTTCCTGAAGCTAGTTTTGCCGGGTTGCATGAATCGTTTTTGAATATACATGGTGAACAGGCGTTGTTGCAGGCTGTAACCAGGTGTTTTGCGTCACTATATACCGATCGGGCGATCAAATATCGTATTGAAAATGGCTTCCCTCACAGTCAGGTGGCATTGTCGGTAGGTGTACAGAAAATGATCCGCTCCGATTCATCCTGTTCAGGTGTTTGCTTTACGTTGGAACCTGAAACCGGTTTTTCAAATGTGGTGCATATTTCGGGTGTATGGGGCCTTGGAGAAAATATGGTGCAGGGAACCGTCATACCTGACGAATTTCTGGTTTTTAAACCAACGCTTAACGCAGGCAAAAATG
It encodes the following:
- a CDS encoding universal stress protein; translation: MKTIIAATNFSVAANHAVSFAADVARQLKARLLIFNVVDLLPATTDAQVPIDFYEVAEDEADKLLSELVLEMKKKTGNEIKIEAVYKVGTVVNQLDSLCADEDPIAVFIASEFVTVFERVLWGTHSIPIVKRSTCPVVVVPEMATMSTFKKVAIAVDLEGHDPIQWQVLRDWLRPFGSEVDIVAVSPTGELSSRELPLTIDVQQQLGSFKINYFFLANSDVEDGIRTYVAKNKPDLLIMFVQKHGIFHKSITKRFILLPPVPIMFLSSKVAVNAQ